In one Desulfitobacterium chlororespirans DSM 11544 genomic region, the following are encoded:
- a CDS encoding metal-sensitive transcriptional regulator → MAASEKEDILMRLRTIRGHISGIEKMIEEEKECADILVQVSAVTSSMNKVKNMLNRHFVDHCLDKVITEEKDLKSEVSKILDNILKFNE, encoded by the coding sequence ATGGCAGCAAGTGAAAAAGAAGACATCCTTATGCGTTTAAGAACCATAAGAGGACACATCAGCGGTATCGAAAAAATGATAGAGGAGGAAAAAGAGTGTGCAGATATCCTTGTGCAGGTTTCAGCAGTTACTAGCTCTATGAACAAAGTCAAGAACATGCTAAATAGACATTTCGTTGATCATTGCTTGGATAAGGTAATAACCGAAGAAAAAGATCTCAAATCGGAAGTATCTAAGATTTTGGACAATATCCTAAAGTTTAACGAATGA
- the sqr gene encoding type III sulfide quinone reductase, selenoprotein subtype, with protein sequence MKRVLILGAGTAGTMMANHLQRKLDKKYWAITIVDQYEKHYYQPGFLFIPFEIYSEKDVIKKISDFIPKGVEYIKSPIELIEAEKNQVLLSNGWVLPYDLLIIATGCEIVPEEVDGVMDGWRKDIFDFYTLEGALALRDKLKDWPGGRLVVHISEMPIKCPVAPLEFAFLSDWFFAEKRKIRDKVELIYVTPLGSAFTKQKCSDVLGHLFPQKNIQLINNFSIPRVDAKNKKLISVDGKEVDYELLVTVPVNMGSPLIERSGLGDELNFVPTHMHTLQSKDYENIFVIGDASDLPASKAGSVAHFQAEILTENILNYIADKPLAAHFDGHANCFIESGYHKAFLIDFNYELEPVEGTFPLPGIGPFSLLKETKVNHLGKLAFKAIYWNMLLRGIPIPTVPPEMKTSGKKLDGLYQP encoded by the coding sequence ATGAAAAGAGTACTCATTCTAGGGGCTGGTACAGCCGGTACAATGATGGCCAACCACCTTCAGCGCAAGCTGGATAAAAAATATTGGGCTATCACCATAGTAGACCAATATGAAAAGCACTATTATCAGCCAGGTTTTCTCTTTATCCCCTTTGAAATTTATTCGGAAAAGGATGTGATAAAAAAGATAAGTGACTTTATTCCCAAGGGCGTGGAATATATCAAGTCTCCAATCGAATTAATTGAGGCAGAAAAAAATCAGGTATTGTTATCTAATGGCTGGGTCCTTCCCTATGACTTACTGATTATCGCCACAGGTTGTGAAATAGTTCCTGAAGAAGTGGACGGTGTCATGGATGGCTGGCGAAAAGACATCTTTGATTTTTACACCCTAGAGGGCGCACTGGCACTCAGGGATAAGCTTAAAGATTGGCCTGGAGGAAGGTTGGTTGTTCACATTAGTGAAATGCCGATTAAATGCCCTGTTGCTCCTTTAGAGTTTGCCTTTTTATCGGATTGGTTCTTTGCCGAAAAGCGTAAAATTCGCGACAAAGTGGAACTTATTTATGTTACTCCTTTAGGTAGTGCCTTCACGAAGCAAAAATGTTCAGATGTCCTCGGCCACTTGTTTCCCCAGAAAAATATTCAATTGATCAATAATTTCAGTATTCCCCGTGTAGATGCCAAAAACAAGAAACTGATTTCGGTGGATGGTAAGGAAGTGGATTATGAACTTCTGGTTACAGTACCAGTGAATATGGGCAGTCCTTTGATTGAGCGCTCAGGCCTGGGCGATGAATTGAATTTTGTTCCCACCCATATGCACACCCTGCAATCCAAGGATTACGAAAATATCTTTGTCATTGGGGATGCTTCCGATCTCCCTGCCTCCAAGGCCGGTTCTGTCGCCCATTTCCAAGCGGAGATCTTAACCGAGAACATCTTAAACTATATTGCTGACAAACCCTTAGCCGCCCACTTTGATGGGCATGCCAACTGTTTTATCGAATCCGGCTATCACAAAGCCTTTTTAATAGATTTCAATTATGAACTTGAACCCGTTGAAGGTACCTTTCCCCTGCCTGGAATTGGCCCCTTCTCTCTTCTTAAGGAAACAAAAGTCAATCATCTAGGTAAGCTGGCTTTTAAAGCAATTTACTGGAACATGCTTTTAAGAGGTATCCCCATCCCCACAGTTCCCCCCGAAATGAAAACCAGCGGCAAGAAGCTGGATGGTCTCTATCAGCCTTAA